One segment of Stenotrophomonas sp. SAU14A_NAIMI4_8 DNA contains the following:
- a CDS encoding low molecular weight protein tyrosine phosphatase family protein has translation MTRNVLFLCSQNRLRSPTAEQVFADWPGIETASAGLLADAEEVLSPELLQWADLVFVMEKAHRNRLSSRYKAWLNGKRVICLDIPDDYDYMDPVLVELLKRKVPPFLR, from the coding sequence ATGACCCGCAACGTGCTCTTCCTCTGCAGCCAGAACCGCCTGCGCAGCCCCACGGCCGAGCAGGTGTTCGCCGATTGGCCCGGCATCGAAACCGCCTCGGCGGGCTTGCTGGCCGACGCCGAGGAAGTGCTCAGCCCCGAGCTGCTGCAGTGGGCCGACCTGGTGTTCGTGATGGAAAAGGCGCACCGCAACCGCCTGTCCAGCCGCTACAAGGCATGGCTGAACGGCAAGCGGGTGATCTGCCTGGATATTCCCGACGACTACGACTACATGGACCCGGTGCTGGTGGAACTGCTGAAGCGCAAGGTGCCACCGTTCCTGCGCTGA
- the rtcR gene encoding RNA repair transcriptional activator RtcR produces MSRRQVVFGMLGTQLDTGEGPGRWQKWRPTVSLGMHEDFLPDRVELLLDERRYAKLARVVCEDLQQAAPGLEVRRHDTYLADPWEFEGVYATLHDFLAGYPFQPEEEDYYVHITTGTHVAQICWFLLTESRHFPGRLLQTSPPRKQDGAAGSYAVIDLDLSRYDHIAQRFAQQQLQDRDLLKSGIATRNAAFNAMIEQIETVATRSRAPMLLMGPTGAGKSQLAKRVFELKKLKHQLPGRFVEVNCATLRGDGAMSTLFGHTKGAYTGASSDRAGLLRSAHQGLLFLDEIGELGLDEQAMLLRALEEKRFLPVGSDREVESEFQLIAGTNRDLQQSVLEGRFREDLLARLNLWTYHLPGLAQRSEDIEPNIEFELERWSQQQHARVRFNAEARARYLAFATSAEAAWRGNFRDLGASIMRLATLATGGRIQTEGVDEEIARLRRQWRGGEAPSPLQALLGDAADQLDRFDRVQLEEVVRVCARSKSLSAAGRELFAVSRTQRASTNDADRLRKYLAKFGLDWEQVRSPGSA; encoded by the coding sequence ATGTCTCGGCGACAGGTCGTCTTCGGCATGCTCGGCACCCAGCTCGACACGGGCGAAGGCCCCGGCCGCTGGCAGAAATGGCGGCCGACGGTGTCGCTGGGCATGCATGAGGATTTCCTGCCCGACCGCGTCGAGCTGCTGCTGGACGAGCGCCGCTACGCCAAGCTGGCGCGCGTGGTGTGCGAGGACCTGCAGCAGGCCGCGCCGGGCCTGGAGGTGCGTCGGCACGACACCTACCTGGCCGATCCGTGGGAATTCGAAGGGGTCTACGCCACCCTGCACGATTTCCTGGCCGGCTACCCGTTCCAGCCGGAGGAGGAGGACTACTACGTCCACATCACCACCGGCACGCACGTGGCGCAGATCTGCTGGTTCCTGCTCACCGAGAGCCGCCATTTTCCCGGCCGCCTGCTGCAGACCTCGCCGCCGCGCAAGCAGGATGGCGCGGCCGGCAGCTACGCCGTCATCGATCTGGACCTGTCACGCTACGACCACATTGCCCAGCGCTTCGCCCAGCAGCAACTGCAGGACCGCGACCTGCTGAAGAGCGGCATCGCCACCCGCAACGCCGCCTTCAACGCGATGATCGAGCAGATTGAAACGGTGGCCACGCGTTCACGCGCACCTATGCTGCTGATGGGCCCCACCGGTGCCGGCAAGAGCCAGCTGGCCAAGCGCGTGTTCGAACTGAAGAAGCTCAAGCACCAGTTGCCCGGCCGCTTCGTTGAAGTGAACTGCGCCACGCTGCGCGGGGACGGTGCGATGAGCACGCTGTTCGGCCATACCAAGGGCGCCTACACCGGTGCATCGTCGGACCGCGCCGGCCTGCTGCGTTCGGCGCACCAAGGGCTGCTGTTCCTGGATGAAATCGGCGAACTGGGCCTGGACGAACAGGCCATGCTGCTGCGTGCGCTGGAGGAGAAACGCTTCCTGCCGGTGGGCAGCGATCGCGAAGTGGAAAGCGAGTTCCAGCTGATTGCCGGCACCAACCGCGACCTGCAGCAATCGGTGCTGGAAGGCCGCTTCCGCGAAGACCTGCTGGCACGCCTGAACCTGTGGACCTACCACCTGCCGGGCCTGGCCCAGCGCAGCGAGGACATCGAGCCGAACATCGAGTTCGAGCTGGAGCGCTGGTCACAGCAGCAGCACGCGCGGGTGCGCTTCAACGCGGAAGCACGCGCGCGCTACCTGGCCTTCGCCACCAGCGCCGAGGCCGCCTGGCGCGGCAACTTCCGCGACCTGGGCGCATCGATCATGCGCCTGGCCACGCTGGCCACGGGCGGGCGTATCCAGACCGAGGGCGTGGACGAGGAGATTGCCCGCCTGCGCCGGCAGTGGCGCGGCGGCGAAGCGCCCTCACCGCTGCAGGCCCTGCTGGGCGACGCCGCCGACCAGCTGGACCGCTTCGACCGCGTGCAGCTGGAAGAAGTGGTGCGGGTCTGCGCGCGCTCAAAGTCGCTTTCTGCCGCTGGACGCGAGCTGTTCGCGGTGTCGCGCACCCAGCGCGCCAGTACCAATGACGCCGACCGCCTGCGCAAGTACCTGGCGAAGTTCGGCCTGGACTGGGAACAGGTGCGCAGCCCCGGTTCTGCGTAG
- a CDS encoding VWA domain-containing protein, protein MANLTLFSNPRAASLPPATTVNEAGGLAYRRDPRAALALYAATGCLNNTFYSNADAQLQQVLALTAQVEPAFVARTAVYARQVAHMKDMPALLLAVLSLRDAAVFAQVFPRVIDNGRQLRTFVQIMRSGQVGRRSLGSLPKRLVREWIQQAPVETLVRAAIGQQPSLADLIRMVHPKPADAERKALYAWVVGRPYDAAQLPALVQAYEAFKRDPQGLPPALPFQYFSTLPLDAAQWSALARSASWQSMRMNLNTFARNGVFDDAAMVDLIAARLRDPQQVRRSRVLPYQLLMAFHAGKGLPLPILDALQDAMEIATATVPVLPGRVVVAVDVSGSMQWPLTGYRKGASTSVRCVDVAALIAACVLRGQPQATVLPFDTQVRPVQLNPRDSVMTLAAQLAINGGGTSVSAPLEDLNRRRAQVDLVVLVSDNESWRDTRQGGATATMRAWEVLKQRCPQARLVCIDLQPVASSQTAQREDVLHIGGFSDAVFDLLGQYAQAPADGSGWVQRIQDMTL, encoded by the coding sequence ATGGCCAACCTGACGCTCTTCTCCAACCCGCGTGCCGCATCGCTGCCGCCGGCCACCACCGTCAATGAGGCCGGTGGTCTGGCCTACCGCCGCGACCCGCGTGCTGCGCTGGCCCTGTATGCGGCCACCGGCTGCCTCAACAACACCTTCTACAGCAACGCCGACGCGCAGCTGCAGCAGGTGCTGGCGCTGACCGCGCAGGTCGAGCCGGCCTTCGTGGCGCGCACCGCGGTGTACGCACGCCAGGTGGCGCACATGAAGGACATGCCGGCGCTGCTGCTGGCGGTGCTCAGCCTGCGCGACGCCGCGGTGTTCGCCCAGGTGTTCCCGCGGGTGATCGACAACGGTCGCCAGCTGCGCACCTTCGTGCAGATCATGCGCAGCGGCCAGGTCGGGCGCCGTTCGCTGGGCTCGCTGCCCAAGCGTCTGGTGCGTGAGTGGATCCAGCAGGCCCCGGTGGAAACGCTGGTGCGTGCAGCCATCGGCCAGCAGCCGTCGCTGGCGGATCTGATCCGCATGGTCCACCCGAAGCCGGCCGATGCCGAGCGCAAGGCGCTGTATGCGTGGGTTGTCGGTCGTCCGTATGACGCGGCGCAGCTGCCGGCGCTGGTGCAGGCCTACGAAGCGTTCAAGCGTGACCCGCAGGGACTGCCGCCGGCGCTGCCGTTCCAGTACTTCAGCACGCTGCCGCTGGATGCGGCGCAATGGTCGGCGCTTGCGCGCAGCGCGTCGTGGCAGTCGATGCGGATGAACCTCAACACGTTCGCCCGCAACGGCGTGTTCGACGATGCGGCGATGGTGGACCTGATTGCCGCGCGGCTGCGTGACCCGCAGCAGGTACGTCGTTCACGGGTGCTGCCGTACCAGTTGCTGATGGCGTTCCACGCCGGCAAGGGCCTGCCGTTGCCGATCCTGGATGCACTGCAGGATGCGATGGAGATCGCCACGGCAACGGTACCGGTGCTGCCGGGGCGGGTAGTGGTTGCGGTGGACGTGTCCGGGTCCATGCAGTGGCCGCTGACCGGCTACCGCAAGGGCGCCAGTACGTCGGTGCGCTGTGTGGACGTGGCGGCCTTGATCGCGGCTTGTGTGCTGCGCGGTCAGCCGCAGGCCACGGTGCTGCCGTTCGACACCCAGGTGCGGCCGGTGCAGTTGAACCCGCGCGACAGCGTGATGACCCTGGCCGCGCAGTTGGCGATCAACGGCGGCGGCACCTCGGTCAGCGCACCGCTGGAAGACCTCAACCGTCGCCGCGCGCAGGTCGACCTGGTGGTGCTGGTGTCGGACAACGAGAGCTGGCGCGATACCCGCCAGGGCGGTGCGACGGCCACGATGCGGGCGTGGGAGGTGCTGAAGCAGCGTTGCCCGCAGGCGCGCCTGGTCTGCATCGACCTGCAGCCGGTGGCCAGCAGCCAGACGGCGCAGCGCGAGGACGTGCTGCACATCGGCGGCTTCAGCGATGCCGTGTTCGATCTGCTGGGCCAGTACGCGCAGGCACCGGCCGATGGCAGTGGCTGGGTGCAGCGCATCCAGGACATGACGTTGTAA